In the Engraulis encrasicolus isolate BLACKSEA-1 chromosome 9, IST_EnEncr_1.0, whole genome shotgun sequence genome, one interval contains:
- the unm_hu7910 gene encoding uncharacterized abhydrolase domain-containing protein DDB_G0269086 isoform X2: MAQKKNVRSQAKKEPAAAPPPPPPPAASKNGKKSEGNSIFSWIFILALLGVWTGVGVVWFDLVDYDTVVGSLSPYDVDGDGRVGLEDAKVLLDKKKAINVAIPKKEKTVRLQAPPEKTVEAIKKEKKPKEKETIAEDSPDLDLEDENLSLPAYRAKERITKNLGRKLKSALKEQLRMIHEKIEAKKIAKMALAEVRTILAQEEEERLAARALELKTQEAVLKEKEGKEKAEKEKSEKEKVAKEAAEKERLAKENAEKERLEKEKAEKEQAEKEKIAKEKAEKERLAKEEAERERLAKEKAEEERLAKEEAEKARLAKEKAEKERLAKEEAEKERLAKEKAEKERLAKEQAEKERIAKEQAEKERLAKEKAEKERLLKEQEEKERLAKEKAEKERLAKEQAEKERMAKEKAEKERLAKEQAEKERIAKEKAEKERLAKEQAEKEKLAKEKAEKERLAKEQAEKEKLAKEKAEKERLAKEQAEKERLAKDKAEKEKPAKESAEKEGLAKEKAEKEKLAKELAEKERQAKEKAEKERLTKEQAEKERIAKEKAEKERLAKEQAEKERLAKEKAEKERLAKEKAEKEKIAKEQAEKERQAKEKAEKERIAKEKAEKDRLAKEQAEKERLAKEKAEKERLAKEKAEKERLAKEQAEKERLAKEKAEKERIAKEKAEKERLAKEKAEKERISKEQAEKERLAKEKAEKERLAQEKAEKERLAQEKAEKERLAKEKAEKERLAKEQAEMEKLAKKAEKEKLVKEKASKDKAEKEKPAEEKVGKKSDKDKAEKDKNKDDHKGNEKKGKGAKEEKLNVRDLLKPSKKSESKK; encoded by the exons ATGGCTCAGAAGAAAAATGTTCGCAGTCAGGCGAAAAAGG AGCCGGCCGCAGCTCCACCACCGCCTCCCCCGCCTGCTGCCAGTAAGAACGGGAAGAAGTCAGAGGGGAACTCCATCTTCAGCTGGATCTTTATCTTGGCCCTTCTGGGCGTCTGGACTGGGGTCGGAGTGGTTTGGTTCGACCTTGTTGACTACGACACGGTTGTAG GTTCACTTTCCCCTTACGATGTTGATGGAGATGGACGTGTGGGTCTCGAGGACGCCAAAGTATTACTTG acaagaaAAAGGCAATCAATGTGGCTATtcccaaaaaagaaaagacagtgaGACTGCAAG CGCCCCCTGAGAAAACGGTAGAGGCTATTAAAAAAGAGAAGAAACCGAAAGAGAAAG AAACTATTGCTGAGGACTCGCCTGACCTTGACCTTGAAG ATGAAAATCTCAGTCTGCCAGCCTACAGAGCCAAAG AACGTATAACCAAAAACCTTGGGCGTAAACTGAAGTCCGCACTAAAGGAGCAGCTAAGAATGATTCACGAGAAGATCGAAGCTAAAAAAATTGCTAAAATGGCTCTAGCTGAAGTACGCACCATATTGGcccaagaggaggaagagagactcGCAGCTCGAGCTCTAGAGCTGAAGACACAAGAAGCTGTCctgaaagaaaaggaaggaaaagagaaggCGGAGAAGGAGAAATCTGAAAAGGAAAAAGTGGCCAAGGAGGCTGCAGAGAAAGAAAGGTTAGCTAAGGagaatgcagagaaagagaggttagAGAAGGAGAAGGCTGAAAAAGAGCAAGCAGAAAAAGAAAAGATTGCTAAAGAGAAGGCCGAGAAAGAGAGACTTGCTAAAGaggaagcagaaagagagagattagcTAAAGAGAAAGCTGAAGAGGAGCGCTTAGCTAAAGAAGAGGCGGAAAAGGCGAGATTAGCTAAGGAGAAAGCAGAAAAGGAGAGACTGGCGAAAGAGGAGGCTGAAAAAGAAAGGCTTGCCAAAGAGAAAGCTGAAAAGGAGCGTTTAGCTAAAgaacaggcagagaaagagagaattgcCAAAGAACAAGCAGAGAAAGAACGGTTAGCAAAGGAGAAGGCTGAAAAGGAGAGATTGTTAAAAGaacaagaagagaaagaaaggttgGCTAAGGAGAAAGCTGAAAAGGAGCGCTTAGCTAAAGAACAagctgagaaagagagaatggcaaAAGAGAAAGCAGAAAAAGAGCGCTTAGCCAAAGAGCAGGCTGAAAAAGAAAGGATAGCTAAGGAAAAGGCGGAAAAAGAGAGACTTGCAAAAGAGCAAGCAGAGAAAGAAAAACTTGCCAAAGAAAAGGCTGAAAAGGAGAGACTAGCCAAAGAacaggcagagaaagaaaaaCTAGCAAAAGAGAAAGCTGAGAAAGAACGCTTAGCTAAAGAACAAGCAGAGAAGGAAAGGCTAGCCAAGGATAAAGCTGAAAAGGAAAAACCTGCTAAAGAATCAGCGGAGAAGGAAGGGCTAGCCAAGGAGAAAGCTGAAAAGGAAAAACTTGCTAAAGAACTAGCAGAGAAGGAAAGGCAAGCAAAGGAGAAAGCAGAAAAAGAAAGACTAACAAAAGAACAAGCAGAAAAAGAGAGGATAGCCAAGGAGAAGGCAGAAAAGGAGAGACTAGCCAAAGaacaggcagagaaagaaaggctTGCGAAGGAgaaggcagaaaaagagagactAGCTAAGGAAaaggcagaaaaagagaaaatcgCTAAAGAACAAGCAGAGAAAGAGCGGCAAGCAAAGGAGAAAGCAGAAAAAGAGAGGATAGCCAAGGAGAAGGCAGAAAAGGATAGACTAGCCAAAGaacaggcagagaaagaaaggctTGCGAAGGAgaaggcagaaaaagagagactAGCTAAGGaaaaggcagagaaggagagactaGCCAAAGaacaagcagagaaagagaggctagCTAAGGAaaaggcagaaaaagagaggatagccaaagagaaggcagagaaggagaggctAGCTAAGGAaaaggcagaaaaagagagaatatCCAAAGaacaagcagagaaagagagactagcTAAGGAAAAAGCAGAAAAAGAGAGACTAGCTCAGGAaaaggcagaaaaagagagactAGCTCAGGAaaaggcagaaaaagagagactagccaaagagaaggcagagaaggagaggctAGCTAAAGAACAAGCAGAGATGGAAAAACTTGCAAAGAAGGCAGAGAAGGAGAAATTAGTGAAGGAAAAGGCAAGCAAAGACAAAGCTGAGAAGGAAAAACCTGCTGAAGAGAAGGTGGGCAAAAAATCAGATAAGGACAaggcagagaaagacaaaaataaaGACGATCATAAAGGAAACGAAAAGAAGGGGAAGGGTGCCAAGGAAGAAAAGCTTAATGTGCGCGATCTTTTGAAACCATCCAAAAAATCTGAAAGCAAAAAATAG
- the unm_hu7910 gene encoding uncharacterized abhydrolase domain-containing protein DDB_G0269086 isoform X1: MIDVEETTMEQDTEPAAAPPPPPPPAASKNGKKSEGNSIFSWIFILALLGVWTGVGVVWFDLVDYDTVVGSLSPYDVDGDGRVGLEDAKVLLDKKKAINVAIPKKEKTVRLQAPPEKTVEAIKKEKKPKEKETIAEDSPDLDLEDENLSLPAYRAKERITKNLGRKLKSALKEQLRMIHEKIEAKKIAKMALAEVRTILAQEEEERLAARALELKTQEAVLKEKEGKEKAEKEKSEKEKVAKEAAEKERLAKENAEKERLEKEKAEKEQAEKEKIAKEKAEKERLAKEEAERERLAKEKAEEERLAKEEAEKARLAKEKAEKERLAKEEAEKERLAKEKAEKERLAKEQAEKERIAKEQAEKERLAKEKAEKERLLKEQEEKERLAKEKAEKERLAKEQAEKERMAKEKAEKERLAKEQAEKERIAKEKAEKERLAKEQAEKEKLAKEKAEKERLAKEQAEKEKLAKEKAEKERLAKEQAEKERLAKDKAEKEKPAKESAEKEGLAKEKAEKEKLAKELAEKERQAKEKAEKERLTKEQAEKERIAKEKAEKERLAKEQAEKERLAKEKAEKERLAKEKAEKEKIAKEQAEKERQAKEKAEKERIAKEKAEKDRLAKEQAEKERLAKEKAEKERLAKEKAEKERLAKEQAEKERLAKEKAEKERIAKEKAEKERLAKEKAEKERISKEQAEKERLAKEKAEKERLAQEKAEKERLAQEKAEKERLAKEKAEKERLAKEQAEMEKLAKKAEKEKLVKEKASKDKAEKEKPAEEKVGKKSDKDKAEKDKNKDDHKGNEKKGKGAKEEKLNVRDLLKPSKKSESKK; this comes from the exons ATGATCGACGTAGAGGAGACTACTATGGAGCAAGACACAG AGCCGGCCGCAGCTCCACCACCGCCTCCCCCGCCTGCTGCCAGTAAGAACGGGAAGAAGTCAGAGGGGAACTCCATCTTCAGCTGGATCTTTATCTTGGCCCTTCTGGGCGTCTGGACTGGGGTCGGAGTGGTTTGGTTCGACCTTGTTGACTACGACACGGTTGTAG GTTCACTTTCCCCTTACGATGTTGATGGAGATGGACGTGTGGGTCTCGAGGACGCCAAAGTATTACTTG acaagaaAAAGGCAATCAATGTGGCTATtcccaaaaaagaaaagacagtgaGACTGCAAG CGCCCCCTGAGAAAACGGTAGAGGCTATTAAAAAAGAGAAGAAACCGAAAGAGAAAG AAACTATTGCTGAGGACTCGCCTGACCTTGACCTTGAAG ATGAAAATCTCAGTCTGCCAGCCTACAGAGCCAAAG AACGTATAACCAAAAACCTTGGGCGTAAACTGAAGTCCGCACTAAAGGAGCAGCTAAGAATGATTCACGAGAAGATCGAAGCTAAAAAAATTGCTAAAATGGCTCTAGCTGAAGTACGCACCATATTGGcccaagaggaggaagagagactcGCAGCTCGAGCTCTAGAGCTGAAGACACAAGAAGCTGTCctgaaagaaaaggaaggaaaagagaaggCGGAGAAGGAGAAATCTGAAAAGGAAAAAGTGGCCAAGGAGGCTGCAGAGAAAGAAAGGTTAGCTAAGGagaatgcagagaaagagaggttagAGAAGGAGAAGGCTGAAAAAGAGCAAGCAGAAAAAGAAAAGATTGCTAAAGAGAAGGCCGAGAAAGAGAGACTTGCTAAAGaggaagcagaaagagagagattagcTAAAGAGAAAGCTGAAGAGGAGCGCTTAGCTAAAGAAGAGGCGGAAAAGGCGAGATTAGCTAAGGAGAAAGCAGAAAAGGAGAGACTGGCGAAAGAGGAGGCTGAAAAAGAAAGGCTTGCCAAAGAGAAAGCTGAAAAGGAGCGTTTAGCTAAAgaacaggcagagaaagagagaattgcCAAAGAACAAGCAGAGAAAGAACGGTTAGCAAAGGAGAAGGCTGAAAAGGAGAGATTGTTAAAAGaacaagaagagaaagaaaggttgGCTAAGGAGAAAGCTGAAAAGGAGCGCTTAGCTAAAGAACAagctgagaaagagagaatggcaaAAGAGAAAGCAGAAAAAGAGCGCTTAGCCAAAGAGCAGGCTGAAAAAGAAAGGATAGCTAAGGAAAAGGCGGAAAAAGAGAGACTTGCAAAAGAGCAAGCAGAGAAAGAAAAACTTGCCAAAGAAAAGGCTGAAAAGGAGAGACTAGCCAAAGAacaggcagagaaagaaaaaCTAGCAAAAGAGAAAGCTGAGAAAGAACGCTTAGCTAAAGAACAAGCAGAGAAGGAAAGGCTAGCCAAGGATAAAGCTGAAAAGGAAAAACCTGCTAAAGAATCAGCGGAGAAGGAAGGGCTAGCCAAGGAGAAAGCTGAAAAGGAAAAACTTGCTAAAGAACTAGCAGAGAAGGAAAGGCAAGCAAAGGAGAAAGCAGAAAAAGAAAGACTAACAAAAGAACAAGCAGAAAAAGAGAGGATAGCCAAGGAGAAGGCAGAAAAGGAGAGACTAGCCAAAGaacaggcagagaaagaaaggctTGCGAAGGAgaaggcagaaaaagagagactAGCTAAGGAAaaggcagaaaaagagaaaatcgCTAAAGAACAAGCAGAGAAAGAGCGGCAAGCAAAGGAGAAAGCAGAAAAAGAGAGGATAGCCAAGGAGAAGGCAGAAAAGGATAGACTAGCCAAAGaacaggcagagaaagaaaggctTGCGAAGGAgaaggcagaaaaagagagactAGCTAAGGaaaaggcagagaaggagagactaGCCAAAGaacaagcagagaaagagaggctagCTAAGGAaaaggcagaaaaagagaggatagccaaagagaaggcagagaaggagaggctAGCTAAGGAaaaggcagaaaaagagagaatatCCAAAGaacaagcagagaaagagagactagcTAAGGAAAAAGCAGAAAAAGAGAGACTAGCTCAGGAaaaggcagaaaaagagagactAGCTCAGGAaaaggcagaaaaagagagactagccaaagagaaggcagagaaggagaggctAGCTAAAGAACAAGCAGAGATGGAAAAACTTGCAAAGAAGGCAGAGAAGGAGAAATTAGTGAAGGAAAAGGCAAGCAAAGACAAAGCTGAGAAGGAAAAACCTGCTGAAGAGAAGGTGGGCAAAAAATCAGATAAGGACAaggcagagaaagacaaaaataaaGACGATCATAAAGGAAACGAAAAGAAGGGGAAGGGTGCCAAGGAAGAAAAGCTTAATGTGCGCGATCTTTTGAAACCATCCAAAAAATCTGAAAGCAAAAAATAG
- the unm_hu7910 gene encoding uncharacterized abhydrolase domain-containing protein DDB_G0269086 isoform X3, giving the protein MIDVEETTMEQDTEPAAAPPPPPPPAASKNGKKSEGNSIFSWIFILALLGVWTGVGVVWFDLVDYDTVVGSLSPYDVDGDGRVGLEDAKVLLDENLSLPAYRAKERITKNLGRKLKSALKEQLRMIHEKIEAKKIAKMALAEVRTILAQEEEERLAARALELKTQEAVLKEKEGKEKAEKEKSEKEKVAKEAAEKERLAKENAEKERLEKEKAEKEQAEKEKIAKEKAEKERLAKEEAERERLAKEKAEEERLAKEEAEKARLAKEKAEKERLAKEEAEKERLAKEKAEKERLAKEQAEKERIAKEQAEKERLAKEKAEKERLLKEQEEKERLAKEKAEKERLAKEQAEKERMAKEKAEKERLAKEQAEKERIAKEKAEKERLAKEQAEKEKLAKEKAEKERLAKEQAEKEKLAKEKAEKERLAKEQAEKERLAKDKAEKEKPAKESAEKEGLAKEKAEKEKLAKELAEKERQAKEKAEKERLTKEQAEKERIAKEKAEKERLAKEQAEKERLAKEKAEKERLAKEKAEKEKIAKEQAEKERQAKEKAEKERIAKEKAEKDRLAKEQAEKERLAKEKAEKERLAKEKAEKERLAKEQAEKERLAKEKAEKERIAKEKAEKERLAKEKAEKERISKEQAEKERLAKEKAEKERLAQEKAEKERLAQEKAEKERLAKEKAEKERLAKEQAEMEKLAKKAEKEKLVKEKASKDKAEKEKPAEEKVGKKSDKDKAEKDKNKDDHKGNEKKGKGAKEEKLNVRDLLKPSKKSESKK; this is encoded by the exons ATGATCGACGTAGAGGAGACTACTATGGAGCAAGACACAG AGCCGGCCGCAGCTCCACCACCGCCTCCCCCGCCTGCTGCCAGTAAGAACGGGAAGAAGTCAGAGGGGAACTCCATCTTCAGCTGGATCTTTATCTTGGCCCTTCTGGGCGTCTGGACTGGGGTCGGAGTGGTTTGGTTCGACCTTGTTGACTACGACACGGTTGTAG GTTCACTTTCCCCTTACGATGTTGATGGAGATGGACGTGTGGGTCTCGAGGACGCCAAAGTATTACTTG ATGAAAATCTCAGTCTGCCAGCCTACAGAGCCAAAG AACGTATAACCAAAAACCTTGGGCGTAAACTGAAGTCCGCACTAAAGGAGCAGCTAAGAATGATTCACGAGAAGATCGAAGCTAAAAAAATTGCTAAAATGGCTCTAGCTGAAGTACGCACCATATTGGcccaagaggaggaagagagactcGCAGCTCGAGCTCTAGAGCTGAAGACACAAGAAGCTGTCctgaaagaaaaggaaggaaaagagaaggCGGAGAAGGAGAAATCTGAAAAGGAAAAAGTGGCCAAGGAGGCTGCAGAGAAAGAAAGGTTAGCTAAGGagaatgcagagaaagagaggttagAGAAGGAGAAGGCTGAAAAAGAGCAAGCAGAAAAAGAAAAGATTGCTAAAGAGAAGGCCGAGAAAGAGAGACTTGCTAAAGaggaagcagaaagagagagattagcTAAAGAGAAAGCTGAAGAGGAGCGCTTAGCTAAAGAAGAGGCGGAAAAGGCGAGATTAGCTAAGGAGAAAGCAGAAAAGGAGAGACTGGCGAAAGAGGAGGCTGAAAAAGAAAGGCTTGCCAAAGAGAAAGCTGAAAAGGAGCGTTTAGCTAAAgaacaggcagagaaagagagaattgcCAAAGAACAAGCAGAGAAAGAACGGTTAGCAAAGGAGAAGGCTGAAAAGGAGAGATTGTTAAAAGaacaagaagagaaagaaaggttgGCTAAGGAGAAAGCTGAAAAGGAGCGCTTAGCTAAAGAACAagctgagaaagagagaatggcaaAAGAGAAAGCAGAAAAAGAGCGCTTAGCCAAAGAGCAGGCTGAAAAAGAAAGGATAGCTAAGGAAAAGGCGGAAAAAGAGAGACTTGCAAAAGAGCAAGCAGAGAAAGAAAAACTTGCCAAAGAAAAGGCTGAAAAGGAGAGACTAGCCAAAGAacaggcagagaaagaaaaaCTAGCAAAAGAGAAAGCTGAGAAAGAACGCTTAGCTAAAGAACAAGCAGAGAAGGAAAGGCTAGCCAAGGATAAAGCTGAAAAGGAAAAACCTGCTAAAGAATCAGCGGAGAAGGAAGGGCTAGCCAAGGAGAAAGCTGAAAAGGAAAAACTTGCTAAAGAACTAGCAGAGAAGGAAAGGCAAGCAAAGGAGAAAGCAGAAAAAGAAAGACTAACAAAAGAACAAGCAGAAAAAGAGAGGATAGCCAAGGAGAAGGCAGAAAAGGAGAGACTAGCCAAAGaacaggcagagaaagaaaggctTGCGAAGGAgaaggcagaaaaagagagactAGCTAAGGAAaaggcagaaaaagagaaaatcgCTAAAGAACAAGCAGAGAAAGAGCGGCAAGCAAAGGAGAAAGCAGAAAAAGAGAGGATAGCCAAGGAGAAGGCAGAAAAGGATAGACTAGCCAAAGaacaggcagagaaagaaaggctTGCGAAGGAgaaggcagaaaaagagagactAGCTAAGGaaaaggcagagaaggagagactaGCCAAAGaacaagcagagaaagagaggctagCTAAGGAaaaggcagaaaaagagaggatagccaaagagaaggcagagaaggagaggctAGCTAAGGAaaaggcagaaaaagagagaatatCCAAAGaacaagcagagaaagagagactagcTAAGGAAAAAGCAGAAAAAGAGAGACTAGCTCAGGAaaaggcagaaaaagagagactAGCTCAGGAaaaggcagaaaaagagagactagccaaagagaaggcagagaaggagaggctAGCTAAAGAACAAGCAGAGATGGAAAAACTTGCAAAGAAGGCAGAGAAGGAGAAATTAGTGAAGGAAAAGGCAAGCAAAGACAAAGCTGAGAAGGAAAAACCTGCTGAAGAGAAGGTGGGCAAAAAATCAGATAAGGACAaggcagagaaagacaaaaataaaGACGATCATAAAGGAAACGAAAAGAAGGGGAAGGGTGCCAAGGAAGAAAAGCTTAATGTGCGCGATCTTTTGAAACCATCCAAAAAATCTGAAAGCAAAAAATAG